Proteins co-encoded in one Methylomonas albis genomic window:
- a CDS encoding RNA polymerase sigma factor has product MHTNYPALTAAFLQHQNELRQFLLRRVNCPETADDLLQDTYLHIVQYTAQAQIANRRAFLYRVAGNLALDYWRGQMRGSARAGGALEDDWECPRPQPERWLEARQRWLAVEAWLRDLPLPNRLTIRMQRLEGKSHRQIAAELQVTPRHVELLLSQTSKTLALRFAEASP; this is encoded by the coding sequence ATGCATACCAATTATCCCGCCTTGACCGCTGCATTTTTGCAGCATCAAAATGAATTGCGGCAGTTTTTGTTACGACGGGTCAATTGTCCCGAGACCGCCGACGATTTGCTTCAGGATACCTATTTGCACATCGTCCAGTATACGGCTCAGGCGCAAATCGCCAATCGGCGGGCTTTCTTGTATAGGGTAGCCGGCAATTTGGCACTGGACTACTGGCGGGGCCAAATGCGGGGCTCGGCTCGCGCTGGCGGCGCGCTGGAAGATGACTGGGAGTGTCCCCGTCCGCAGCCGGAACGCTGGCTTGAAGCTCGTCAACGCTGGCTGGCAGTAGAGGCGTGGCTGCGCGATTTGCCCCTACCCAATCGCCTGACCATACGTATGCAGCGCTTGGAGGGCAAAAGCCACCGGCAAATAGCCGCCGAATTGCAAGTTACACCACGCCATGTCGAACTCTTGTTGAGCCAGACAAGCAAAACCCTTGCGCTACGGTTCGCGGAAGCAAGCCCGTAA
- a CDS encoding TonB-dependent siderophore receptor yields the protein MSKRKSKHPIDKTSSSVQQAMTGLVLATSLVAMPALAAETTGAERSYHISGGTLSHALSQFAGNAGIMLSADARLTDGKTSQGLDGEFTVEQGLQKLLVGTGLNYTVTAGDAVAIKVAEPGSDAASTLPAVNVIGNAAYDATDPYNPDYKLSNALTATKTDTPIMETPFSVQVVSKQVLQDRQAVTIDKALDYVSGVVQGGFNQQTSDGFMIRGFQTTNYYRDGVLMPISFALANTKRETANLESIEVLKGPGSLLYGRAEPGGLVNITTKQPLSTPYYSLQQQFGSYNFYRTSIDATGPISKDETLLYRANLSYENSGSLRDFVNANKVFFAPVVKWNISARTQASFELEYQHFNTVQDIGIPPIVNRPASVSRNLNLVKPFNNNWNGDSVLGSFGWSHEFNDNWKIVNKYMTQHIDIDNAHTSFVTFQPVLADGSLNIRTVSFPRQRNENYFSTLNLIGKIKHANITQDLLFGFDYFNVRNMADINNQPDALLHTNLFNPVYRNSTPIYDPANQFTFSQTQSWYGLYFQDQISLPYGVHVMGGLRYDNASMRDNVSGMDSPGEDRINPRGGILWQPVNWLSVYGSYTENFGVSNASYNADGHSLPPQTAQQWETGIKTEFLDGKLRSTLAYFDLKQQNLPMPVPGTFYYRALGSAETRGIEFDTTGEVLPGWNIIAAYTYMPYAKITKDLGLEYDDNGNPIGTNTGNQGNRLFAAPSNFGSLWNTYEIQSAELKGLKFGAGIVGVGQRQGNPENTYQVPGYVTVNLMASYQTKVGRSKVTTQLNADNILDKTYFVGTNSANQIQFGAPLTIMGSVRVEF from the coding sequence ATGTCCAAGCGAAAATCCAAGCACCCCATCGACAAAACCAGCAGCAGCGTGCAACAAGCCATGACCGGGTTGGTGCTGGCAACCTCGCTGGTGGCCATGCCGGCGCTTGCCGCCGAAACCACCGGTGCCGAGCGCAGCTATCACATCAGCGGCGGCACCTTGAGCCATGCCCTAAGCCAGTTTGCCGGCAACGCCGGCATCATGCTTTCGGCGGATGCCCGATTGACCGACGGCAAAACCAGCCAGGGTCTGGACGGCGAATTTACCGTAGAGCAAGGTTTACAGAAGTTGTTGGTGGGGACTGGTTTGAATTACACGGTTACAGCTGGTGATGCGGTGGCGATTAAAGTGGCGGAACCGGGAAGCGATGCGGCCTCGACATTGCCGGCGGTAAATGTAATCGGAAACGCAGCTTACGATGCGACTGATCCATATAACCCGGACTACAAACTTTCAAATGCTTTGACGGCAACCAAAACCGATACACCCATCATGGAAACGCCGTTTTCGGTGCAAGTAGTGTCGAAACAGGTATTACAGGATCGCCAAGCCGTCACAATAGATAAGGCTCTGGATTATGTCAGCGGCGTTGTGCAAGGCGGATTCAATCAACAAACCTCCGACGGCTTCATGATACGCGGTTTTCAGACCACCAATTACTACCGCGACGGCGTACTGATGCCGATCAGCTTTGCACTGGCCAACACCAAACGCGAAACCGCCAATCTGGAAAGCATCGAAGTCCTTAAAGGACCGGGTTCATTGCTCTATGGCCGGGCCGAACCAGGTGGGTTGGTGAACATTACAACTAAACAACCCTTATCAACGCCCTATTATTCCTTGCAACAGCAATTCGGATCTTACAATTTCTATCGAACTTCGATCGATGCTACCGGGCCTATCAGCAAAGACGAAACTCTGCTCTATCGAGCCAATCTGTCTTATGAAAATTCAGGTTCTCTCCGAGACTTCGTCAATGCGAACAAAGTCTTTTTTGCCCCGGTGGTCAAATGGAATATTAGCGCCAGAACCCAAGCCAGCTTCGAACTCGAATATCAGCATTTCAACACGGTTCAAGACATTGGCATACCTCCCATCGTTAATCGACCCGCATCCGTATCAAGAAACCTGAATTTAGTAAAGCCCTTCAACAATAATTGGAATGGTGACAGTGTATTGGGTAGTTTTGGTTGGTCACATGAATTTAACGACAATTGGAAAATCGTTAACAAATACATGACGCAACATATCGATATTGATAACGCTCATACCAGTTTCGTGACTTTTCAACCGGTTTTAGCGGATGGCTCCTTGAATATACGCACGGTCAGTTTTCCCAGACAAAGAAATGAAAATTACTTTAGTACTTTGAATTTAATCGGCAAGATAAAACACGCCAATATTACTCAGGACTTATTATTTGGTTTCGATTATTTTAATGTTCGCAATATGGCCGATATAAACAACCAGCCGGATGCCTTGTTGCATACCAATTTATTCAACCCTGTTTATCGAAACTCAACGCCGATTTATGACCCTGCCAACCAGTTTACCTTTTCACAAACGCAATCCTGGTATGGCTTATATTTTCAAGATCAAATCAGCTTACCTTATGGCGTCCATGTGATGGGTGGCTTACGCTACGATAATGCCAGTATGCGCGATAACGTTTCCGGTATGGATTCGCCTGGCGAAGACCGGATTAATCCCCGTGGCGGCATTTTATGGCAGCCCGTAAATTGGTTGTCGGTTTATGGTAGTTATACCGAAAACTTCGGCGTATCCAATGCCTCCTATAATGCAGACGGCCATAGTTTGCCGCCGCAAACCGCCCAGCAATGGGAAACCGGAATTAAAACCGAATTTCTGGACGGCAAACTTCGTTCAACCCTGGCCTATTTTGATTTAAAACAGCAGAACCTGCCGATGCCTGTCCCCGGCACATTTTATTACCGTGCTTTGGGTAGTGCGGAAACTCGCGGTATAGAATTTGATACAACCGGTGAAGTGTTACCCGGTTGGAATATCATTGCGGCCTATACCTATATGCCATATGCAAAAATCACAAAAGATTTGGGTTTGGAATACGACGACAATGGCAATCCTATCGGCACCAACACAGGCAATCAGGGCAATCGTCTATTTGCCGCGCCGAGCAATTTTGGCAGTTTGTGGAATACTTATGAAATACAATCCGCTGAGTTAAAAGGCCTTAAATTTGGCGCAGGCATCGTCGGTGTTGGTCAACGGCAAGGTAATCCCGAAAATACTTATCAAGTTCCTGGCTATGTCACGGTCAATCTAATGGCCAGTTATCAAACAAAAGTTGGCCGTTCAAAAGTGACCACACAACTCAATGCCGATAATATTCTGGATAAAACCTATTTTGTTGGCACTAACAGCGCCAATCAAATTCAATTTGGCGCACCATTGACGATTATGGGGTCTGTCAGGGTCGAATTTTAA
- a CDS encoding type II toxin-antitoxin system VapB family antitoxin, with protein sequence MRTNIMIDEALMADVLSVTGIKTKREAVEQGLKTLLMLKQQEAIKKMKGQLKWEGDLDQMRAER encoded by the coding sequence ATGCGGACCAATATCATGATTGATGAAGCGCTAATGGCCGATGTTTTAAGCGTGACAGGCATTAAAACCAAGCGCGAAGCAGTCGAACAGGGCTTAAAAACTTTATTGATGCTAAAGCAGCAGGAAGCCATCAAAAAAATGAAAGGTCAATTAAAGTGGGAAGGCGATTTAGATCAAATGCGAGCTGAGCGGTGA
- the vapC gene encoding type II toxin-antitoxin system VapC family toxin, with product MILVDSSVWIDYFNGTETIATQKLDGLLGVKPVCTGDLILVEVLQGFRNDHDYQAAKAMLCALPMQTMLGRELSLKSAENFRILRKQGISIRKTIDTLIATFCIEKQMPLLHSDKDFLPFQQLLGLQVI from the coding sequence GTGATTTTGGTCGATTCCAGCGTTTGGATCGATTATTTCAACGGCACGGAAACCATCGCTACCCAAAAACTGGACGGGCTGCTCGGTGTAAAGCCTGTCTGCACGGGTGATTTGATTTTGGTGGAAGTGTTGCAGGGTTTTCGCAACGATCACGATTACCAAGCCGCAAAAGCGATGTTATGTGCTTTGCCCATGCAAACCATGCTCGGAAGGGAGCTTAGTTTAAAGAGTGCGGAAAACTTTAGAATTCTACGCAAGCAAGGTATCAGCATTCGCAAAACCATCGACACCCTGATTGCGACTTTCTGCATTGAAAAGCAGATGCCATTGTTGCATTCGGATAAGGATTTTCTGCCATTCCAACAGCTTTTGGGCTTGCAGGTTATCTGA
- a CDS encoding FecR domain-containing protein, whose protein sequence is MAKRIHQDIHPRILAEAAEWFAVLGSGATSQTEQQQWQAWLASHPAHRAAWSRVEFFTHKFDGLPTQSAAVALGSPDMQRRQALKTLAVLAAMGLSGFELWRSDYLRDWRADYQTGIGATRSLSLADGSRIEMDAASAIDVDFSTDLRKIRLLSGEIYIETAPDSNGRHRPFVVDSADGRVRAIGTRFSVRQQHEQSQTSVYAGAVEITPTGPDAIRQTLNAGQQAQFSAQAIAPIQATELNQPAWTQGFLLADNQPLGEFVVQLNRYRHGYITCAPDIAELRIVGSYPIHDTDRILAELEKTLPVKVSQVSPLWVRIERR, encoded by the coding sequence ATGGCTAAACGCATTCATCAGGATATCCACCCCCGCATCCTGGCAGAGGCGGCGGAATGGTTTGCGGTATTGGGATCCGGCGCTACCAGTCAAACTGAGCAGCAACAATGGCAAGCCTGGCTGGCGTCGCATCCCGCGCATCGGGCGGCTTGGTCTCGGGTGGAGTTTTTTACCCATAAGTTCGATGGCCTGCCAACCCAAAGTGCAGCGGTAGCGTTAGGCTCACCGGATATGCAGCGCCGTCAGGCCCTTAAAACCTTGGCGGTTTTGGCTGCGATGGGTTTGTCGGGTTTTGAGTTGTGGCGGTCCGATTATCTCCGCGACTGGCGCGCCGATTACCAAACCGGCATAGGTGCCACACGCAGCCTTAGCTTGGCAGATGGCAGTCGCATCGAGATGGATGCGGCTAGCGCTATCGACGTAGACTTTTCGACTGACTTGCGCAAAATCCGCCTATTAAGCGGCGAAATTTATATTGAAACCGCGCCGGACAGCAACGGCCGGCATCGCCCGTTCGTCGTCGATAGTGCGGACGGCCGGGTTAGGGCTATTGGCACCCGCTTCAGCGTTCGTCAACAACATGAACAAAGCCAAACCAGTGTCTACGCTGGTGCCGTGGAAATCACCCCAACCGGCCCCGACGCCATTCGCCAGACTTTAAACGCCGGACAGCAAGCCCAGTTTAGCGCCCAAGCCATTGCCCCCATTCAAGCGACCGAACTCAATCAACCCGCCTGGACCCAAGGCTTTTTGCTGGCAGACAACCAGCCACTCGGCGAATTTGTGGTGCAACTCAACCGCTATCGCCATGGCTATATCACTTGTGCGCCGGACATCGCCGAACTGCGCATCGTCGGCTCCTACCCCATTCACGACACCGACCGGATTCTGGCTGAGCTGGAAAAAACCTTGCCGGTCAAAGTATCGCAAGTGTCGCCGTTGTGGGTGAGAATTGAGCGGCGTTGA
- a CDS encoding sigma-70 family RNA polymerase sigma factor — MTATIMPDEALTRLYQEHHSWLLGWLNRRVQCRLQAEDHAHDTFMRVLTAQDMQAIREPRAYLTTIAKGLLINQWRRAAIEQAYWDSVAAYPEPLAPSPEEHAIILSTLQEIDALLDELPAKVRSAFLLSQLDGLTYVQIGQRLGVSDRMVKKYMVRAMLHCLTATL, encoded by the coding sequence ATGACAGCCACGATAATGCCTGACGAAGCATTGACCAGACTCTACCAAGAGCATCATTCCTGGCTGCTCGGCTGGCTAAATCGCCGCGTTCAATGCCGGTTACAGGCCGAGGATCACGCGCACGACACCTTCATGCGCGTCCTCACCGCACAAGACATGCAAGCCATTCGCGAGCCGCGCGCCTATCTGACTACGATTGCCAAAGGCTTGTTGATCAATCAGTGGCGCCGGGCAGCTATCGAACAAGCCTACTGGGATTCTGTGGCGGCGTACCCGGAGCCATTGGCACCATCGCCGGAAGAGCATGCCATCATCCTCTCCACCCTGCAGGAAATCGATGCCTTGCTGGACGAACTACCCGCCAAAGTCCGTAGCGCATTTTTGCTGTCGCAACTGGATGGCTTAACTTATGTACAGATAGGTCAACGCTTGGGAGTTTCCGATAGAATGGTGAAAAAATACATGGTGCGGGCGATGTTGCATTGCCTCACCGCCACCCTATAA
- a CDS encoding MDR/zinc-dependent alcohol dehydrogenase-like family protein, producing MQALTFDTYLSYRDDIAMPALAAGDALIELRLAGICATDLELVKGYAGFSGVLGHEFVGTVVAVADHKHHAWLHRRVVGAINIGCNTCEVCRKYGPEHCLNRKVLGIRGKDGVFADYFSLPVANLHAVPDPVPDQAAVFTEPLAAALRVVKQLAGLAITDIAVVGPGRLGLLIAKVLSLAGYRVTVLGRSAASLALPKQWALTSGLTTEIADNSFHCVVDASGHASGFSQALRIVKPRGTLVLKSTFAANAALDLSKVVVYEINILGSRCGPFADALALLTENTLPVETMIDGQYPLQDGLAAFKHAGQAGVRKILLQPAGLQGT from the coding sequence ATGCAAGCCCTGACATTCGACACCTATTTAAGCTATCGCGACGACATTGCCATGCCGGCATTAGCCGCAGGCGATGCCCTGATTGAATTGCGCTTGGCAGGCATCTGTGCGACCGACCTGGAGTTAGTGAAAGGCTACGCCGGTTTTTCCGGTGTTCTGGGGCACGAGTTCGTCGGCACGGTGGTAGCGGTTGCAGACCACAAACACCACGCGTGGCTACACCGGCGCGTAGTCGGCGCCATCAACATCGGCTGTAATACCTGCGAGGTATGCCGCAAGTATGGGCCGGAACATTGCCTGAATCGCAAAGTGCTGGGCATTCGCGGCAAAGACGGCGTATTCGCTGATTATTTTAGTTTGCCGGTTGCCAACTTACACGCCGTTCCCGACCCAGTGCCGGACCAAGCCGCCGTGTTTACTGAACCTTTGGCCGCCGCATTACGTGTCGTCAAGCAATTAGCAGGACTAGCCATCACCGACATCGCGGTCGTGGGCCCTGGCCGTTTGGGTTTATTGATTGCCAAGGTGTTGAGTCTGGCCGGCTACCGGGTCACGGTATTGGGCCGGTCGGCGGCGTCATTGGCGTTACCGAAACAATGGGCGCTCACTAGCGGTTTGACTACCGAAATCGCGGACAACAGCTTTCACTGCGTCGTTGATGCCAGCGGTCACGCCAGCGGCTTCAGCCAAGCCTTGCGCATTGTCAAACCGCGCGGCACCTTGGTATTAAAAAGCACTTTTGCAGCCAACGCGGCGCTGGATTTAAGCAAGGTGGTGGTTTACGAAATCAACATCCTCGGCTCGCGCTGCGGTCCGTTTGCAGACGCTTTAGCATTGTTGACCGAGAACACACTACCGGTGGAAACCATGATAGACGGCCAATATCCACTGCAGGACGGGTTAGCGGCTTTCAAGCATGCGGGGCAAGCCGGGGTCAGAAAAATTTTGTTACAGCCTGCCGGGCTGCAGGGAACATAA
- a CDS encoding phenylacetate--CoA ligase family protein, with amino-acid sequence MTLLPMPSTAAAFQYFLTTPLDSLLAPSQSLSAEQKLLALFQRCAAEVPAYRQFLQAKHMDAVQINSYADFQQLPLINKANYMQAYPLPARCFGGSLSGADRVAVSSGSTGVPTFWPRSVEYELDMAVRFEQVFKDSFQADKRSTLAVVCFALGNWVGGLFTTSCCWHLARKGYPLLVATPGNNKAEVFRVVRELAPHFEQTVLLGYPPFVKDVIDAGAAEGIDWAKFKPKLVFAGEVFSEEWRSLLYERIGSESVGFDSASLYGTADGGVLGNETPLSIAIRRWLAQRPEAARRLFGEARLPTLVQYDPHSRFFEVHEGTLVVSGENSVPLLRYHIADKGGVLSYAQIWDFLRQHGVRSVEDLGLDSGFQARDLPFVYVFGRADFTVSYYGANVYPENVTVGLEQPEIMAWVTGKFVLQTQENVEGDQYLHIAVELLPGVVPEPEMAPMIAASIRAQLLRLNSEFAHYTPVERQLPMVTLHAFADPEYFPTGVKHRYTRR; translated from the coding sequence ATGACTCTTTTACCTATGCCGTCTACGGCGGCTGCGTTTCAGTATTTTTTGACCACACCATTGGATAGTTTGCTGGCCCCATCTCAATCCCTTAGTGCCGAGCAAAAGTTGCTGGCATTATTCCAGCGCTGCGCCGCAGAGGTTCCTGCATATCGGCAGTTTTTGCAAGCCAAGCATATGGATGCGGTGCAGATTAACAGTTACGCGGATTTTCAACAGTTACCGTTAATCAACAAAGCTAACTACATGCAAGCCTATCCGCTGCCGGCGCGGTGTTTCGGCGGCAGCCTGAGTGGGGCAGACCGGGTGGCGGTGTCGTCCGGATCTACGGGGGTGCCGACTTTCTGGCCGCGTTCGGTGGAATATGAGCTGGATATGGCGGTGCGCTTTGAGCAAGTGTTCAAAGACAGTTTTCAGGCCGATAAACGCAGTACCTTGGCGGTGGTGTGTTTTGCGCTGGGCAACTGGGTGGGCGGATTGTTTACGACGTCCTGTTGCTGGCATTTGGCGCGCAAGGGTTATCCCTTGCTGGTGGCGACGCCCGGCAATAATAAAGCCGAAGTATTTCGGGTGGTGCGCGAGTTGGCGCCGCATTTCGAACAGACCGTGTTATTGGGTTATCCGCCGTTTGTCAAAGACGTGATCGATGCCGGTGCTGCCGAAGGCATAGACTGGGCCAAATTCAAACCCAAGCTGGTGTTTGCCGGCGAGGTATTTAGCGAGGAATGGCGCAGCTTACTGTACGAGCGTATTGGTTCGGAGTCGGTTGGTTTCGATTCCGCATCGCTGTACGGCACTGCCGATGGCGGCGTGTTGGGGAACGAAACGCCTTTGAGCATTGCCATTCGCCGCTGGCTGGCGCAACGGCCGGAGGCTGCGCGTCGTTTATTCGGCGAAGCGCGGTTACCGACCTTGGTGCAATACGATCCGCATAGCCGTTTCTTTGAAGTACACGAAGGTACTTTGGTGGTCTCCGGCGAGAACAGCGTACCCTTGCTGCGCTATCACATCGCCGATAAGGGCGGGGTGTTGAGCTACGCGCAAATTTGGGATTTTCTGCGGCAGCACGGCGTGCGGTCGGTCGAGGACTTAGGCTTGGATAGCGGGTTTCAAGCCCGAGACTTGCCGTTTGTGTATGTGTTTGGCCGGGCCGACTTTACCGTCTCGTATTACGGCGCCAATGTCTATCCGGAAAATGTCACGGTAGGGCTGGAACAGCCGGAGATCATGGCTTGGGTGACAGGTAAATTCGTGTTGCAAACCCAGGAAAACGTGGAGGGCGATCAATATCTGCATATTGCCGTGGAATTATTGCCGGGTGTTGTGCCGGAACCAGAGATGGCGCCAATGATAGCCGCCTCCATCCGCGCCCAATTGCTGCGCCTGAACAGTGAGTTTGCCCATTACACACCCGTCGAACGACAATTACCCATGGTCACGCTGCACGCCTTCGCCGATCCGGAGTATTTCCCGACGGGGGTGAAACATCGCTATACGAGGCGTTAA
- a CDS encoding serine protease codes for MKKIVLLFCAVAYLSEAAAQPLNSVEIYEQAQRSVTVFEELDDANKPLQALTAIAVASDRAVTICDDLNGKRQLRLTANSKSFPATIMARDSQRHLCLLSVPGGELTKIVSADANQSIQSGARVYALSNALGLGIGISEGVVSGIRPQFGVDYIQFSAPVSPGSDGGALVDADGRLLGIITYRHRDGQNVNFAIPAKWLAEIEQHDKSDIAYKQFRETAEQLQNREQWQKLAEHVEQWIVGHQDDVDAWRWAAIAAEKNSNLDSEENAWRKLHELEPASSIAGAGLVRVKLKRNQRAEALQLAHELLSLRQEDAEIWTIVGQTEQTAGTAAKAEEAYRKALSFNPWQLAAYQGLIGIAEQRNDRGMVTQLWQSLSALNPDLPAIQFKLAEAYIRESRPARAYSLLERLTVPNAHRADADFWEGQTLIALARPLDAVQAFEKSLQGNPTTKAWAYAALGSSYFQLQRFPESIQAYREAVRLEPDNPEWQYGLALSLKDGFRGQEALEIDAQLLKKLPNDPSVWRQKGFTEEILGRHQESIKSMEKSLELEPKQGKLWVALIETYRRAGRDKDVKSAYEKLRGIDSEWAEKAYQSAILPFEEFHP; via the coding sequence ATGAAAAAGATAGTCCTACTGTTTTGCGCAGTTGCTTATCTCTCGGAAGCAGCGGCACAACCGCTTAATTCCGTCGAGATTTACGAGCAAGCACAACGTTCCGTCACGGTTTTTGAAGAACTGGACGACGCGAATAAACCCCTTCAAGCACTAACAGCGATTGCCGTTGCGAGCGACCGGGCTGTTACGATATGTGATGATCTCAACGGAAAGCGGCAACTGCGGCTTACCGCGAATAGCAAATCGTTTCCGGCGACAATCATGGCCAGAGATAGTCAGCGGCATTTATGCTTGCTGTCGGTTCCTGGTGGCGAATTAACCAAAATTGTAAGCGCCGATGCCAATCAAAGCATTCAATCCGGCGCGCGGGTTTACGCGCTCTCTAATGCCTTGGGGTTGGGTATTGGTATTTCCGAAGGGGTGGTTTCGGGTATTCGCCCACAATTTGGCGTGGACTATATTCAGTTTTCCGCGCCGGTTTCGCCAGGCTCCGACGGCGGGGCCTTGGTCGATGCCGATGGTCGCTTGTTGGGCATCATTACCTATAGACACCGCGACGGCCAGAATGTGAATTTTGCCATCCCCGCCAAATGGCTTGCCGAGATCGAGCAACACGACAAGTCCGATATTGCCTACAAACAATTTCGGGAAACTGCGGAACAATTACAAAACCGGGAACAATGGCAAAAGCTGGCCGAACATGTTGAGCAATGGATAGTTGGGCATCAGGACGATGTCGACGCTTGGCGTTGGGCCGCAATAGCAGCGGAAAAGAATAGCAATCTGGATAGTGAAGAAAATGCCTGGCGCAAGCTTCACGAACTGGAACCTGCGTCGTCAATAGCCGGCGCAGGATTGGTCCGAGTAAAACTAAAGCGTAACCAACGTGCAGAGGCGCTGCAATTGGCGCACGAACTACTGTCGTTACGCCAGGAAGATGCCGAAATCTGGACTATCGTTGGTCAAACCGAACAAACGGCTGGTACTGCGGCCAAAGCCGAAGAAGCTTATCGCAAGGCATTGTCTTTCAATCCTTGGCAGCTAGCCGCTTACCAAGGTTTGATCGGCATTGCCGAACAGCGCAACGACCGGGGCATGGTTACCCAATTATGGCAAAGCCTGTCGGCGCTTAATCCCGACCTGCCGGCTATCCAATTTAAGTTGGCCGAGGCCTATATCCGCGAAAGCCGACCAGCCCGCGCCTATTCACTCTTGGAAAGGCTTACCGTGCCGAATGCGCACAGAGCCGATGCGGATTTTTGGGAAGGGCAGACGTTGATTGCTCTGGCCAGGCCGCTGGATGCAGTTCAAGCCTTTGAAAAAAGTTTGCAGGGCAACCCTACGACCAAAGCTTGGGCTTACGCGGCTTTGGGCAGCAGTTATTTTCAGCTGCAGCGTTTTCCGGAATCTATTCAGGCCTATCGGGAAGCGGTTCGGCTGGAACCCGACAATCCCGAATGGCAATATGGTCTGGCCTTATCGTTAAAAGACGGTTTCCGTGGTCAAGAAGCCTTGGAAATCGATGCGCAATTACTTAAAAAACTTCCTAACGACCCGTCTGTTTGGCGACAAAAAGGTTTTACCGAGGAGATTCTAGGCCGTCATCAGGAAAGCATCAAATCGATGGAAAAATCCCTGGAACTGGAGCCCAAGCAAGGCAAGCTCTGGGTGGCCTTAATCGAGACTTACCGGCGAGCCGGCCGGGATAAGGATGTTAAAAGTGCTTACGAAAAACTACGCGGAATCGATAGCGAATGGGCGGAGAAGGCTTACCAATCGGCGATTTTGCCCTTCGAGGAGTTTCATCCATGA